Proteins encoded together in one Salmo trutta chromosome 3, fSalTru1.1, whole genome shotgun sequence window:
- the LOC115185666 gene encoding G-protein coupled receptor 20-like, whose translation MEPAYTAMSLDNSTSTVMPMATSAGNTNVSREPYMHRLAHLDEGLYNDFYSLWICLVVVNTLIFMVGMVLNTLALYVFCFRTKPKTTSVIYTINLAVTDLLVNLSLPTRIILYYSGGKCLNCSYVHIFSYFVNMYCSILFLTSICVDRYLAIVQVEASRKWRNPNVAKGVCIFIWLFAIVVTYSFLTTAFRHAGCCVSKLFVLTVFEFFLPLVVIVVFTVRIMCALSNSSLMQQSRERRVRAVQLLTTVLVIFTICFTPFHVRQVMVYFYPDMPHHVIVYHVTVTLSSLNSCMDPIVYCFVTNNFQSSMRGFFRKAEAELEQTSGNIISMQNSSKGSGTVTAIAHSVMMNVLSSSSPQHGNHITLD comes from the coding sequence ATGGAGCCTGCCTATACTGCGATGTCACTGGATAACTCTACCTCAACAGTGATGCCCATGGCAACCTCCGCCGGCAACACCAATGTGAGCAGAGAGCCGTACATGCACCGCCTGGCCCATCTAGACGAGGGTCTCTACAATGACTTCTACAGCCTGTGGATCTGTCTGGTGGTGGTCAACACACTCATCTTCATGGTGGGAATGGTTCTCAACACCCTGGCCCTGTACGTGTTCTGCTTCCGCACCAAGCCCAAGACCACCTCAGTCATCTACACCATCAATCTGGCTGTCACAGACCTACTGGTTAACCTCTCCCTGCCCACACGTATCATTCTCTACTACAGTGGAGGAAAGTGCCTCAACTGCTCCTACGTGCATATATTCAGCTACTTTGTCAACATGTACTGCAGCATCCTCTTCCTCACCAGTATATGCGTGGACAGATACCTGGCCATAGTACAGGTTGAGGCCTCTAGGAAGTGGAGGAACCCTAACGTGGCCAAGGGGGTGTGCATTTTCATCTGGCTCTTCGCTATCGTGGTCACCTACTCCTTCCTCACCACGGCGTTCCGACACGCGGGCTGCTGCGTCTCCAAGCTCTTCGTCCTGACCGTCTTCGAGTTCTTCCTCCCCTTGGTCGTCATCGTGGTGTTCACCGTGCGCATCATGTGTGCCCTGTCCAACTCCAGTCTGatgcagcagagcagagagaggcgCGTGAGGGCCGTGCAGCTCCTCACCACTGTCCTGGTCATCTTCACCATCTGCTTCACCCCGTTCCACGTCAGGCAGGTGATGGTGTACTTCTATCCCGACATGCCCCACCACGTCATTGTCTACCACGTCACTGTCACCCTCAGCAGCCTGAACAGCTGCATGGACCCCATCGTCTACTGCTTCGTCACCAACAACTTCCAGTCCAGCATGAGGGGCTTCTTCCGCAAGGCAGAGGCAGAGCTGGAGCAGACCAGTGGGAACATCATCAGCATGCAGAATAGCTCCAAGGGCTCGGGGACTGTCACGGCTATCGCTCACAGTGTGATGATGAacgtcctgtcctcctcctctccccagcatGGGAACCACATAACGTTAGACTGA